The sequence below is a genomic window from Sneathiella sp. P13V-1.
CCGGATCAATCGGCTCATGGGTAGGGCCTGCCGTCACCAGTATCTTGCGCCCCTTTAACGGGGCGTCTGCCTCTTGTCCAAAGAACGCGAAAATCGCCTCCGCGATAACATCAGGTTCCGCCAATCTTCCCGGGCCAAACTCGCCGCAGGCCATATCCCCTTCATCGGGGCCGATCACCGCAACACCATCTTCTTCCAGTGTTTTCAAATTCCGCTGGGTCGCGGGATGTTCCCACATGCGCACATTCATGGCAGGGGCGATCATAACAGGCTTATCAGTTGCAAGAAGCGCGGTTGAGGCCAGATCATTGGCGTGACCATTTGCCATCTTTGCCATCAGATCGGCTGTTGCAGGGGCCACCACCACCAGATCCGCGCTTCGGGACAACTCAATATGGCCCATTTCCGCTTCATCGGTGAGAGAGAATAACTCCCCATAGACTTTATCATTTGTCAGCGCAGACACAGACAAAGGGGTGACAAATTCTGCCCCTGCTTTGGTCAGGATCGCACGGCACTTCACGCCGCCCTTGGCAAGTAGGCGGATCAGTTCCAATGATTTATAGGCGGCAATCCCTCCGCCAATTATCAGCAACACAGAATTCTGGTTTGTCACAGATCACCTGTTATTTTACTCACCAAATATGTGAATAAAATAGTAACCCATAATTTTGTGTGCAAGTTATAAATTTACAAAATTTTTGGCTTTAGGAAACCAGATAGAGAAGAGTTGCCGAAATCCCCACCGCGATGCCCGCAATAAAGTAAAGCGGTGCCAGCGCTGATCCGCCTTCGCTTTGTCTTCTGCGGGGATTTTCAGATTGGGACGCGGCTTCTTCTTCAAGGCGCTGCAACAGACGATCCGCCTGGCTCACCAGCGCCGGTAATTTTTTGGCAAAATTCAGCCCATCATTCACAATCTGTGCGACCTTTGCCTCTGGTCCCATATTTTCCCGCATCCAGCTTTCAACCGTTGGATAAGACACTTCCCAGAAATTCACATTCGGGTTCATGCTATGGGCCACCCCTTCGGCGGTCACCATTGTTTTCTGCAACAGAAGAAGTTGCGGCTGTGTTTCCATTTCAAAGGTTTCAGTGATCTGGAACAGCTGAACAAGCAGACGGCCGATGGAAATCTCGTTCACGGGTTTACCCAAAATCGGCTCGCCAATGGAGCGGCAGGCTTGTGTGAAGGCATCCAGTGATTTGTTTTTCGGCACATATCCCGCTTCAAAATGAACTTCTGCAGCGCGTTTATAATCACCCGTCAAAAAGGCATAGAGCATTTCAGCCATAAAGAGACGTGTTTCCACATCCATGCGGCCCATAATACCGAAATCAACGGCCACCAACTTGCCTTCGGGTGTCACAAACAGATTGCCGTGATGCATGTCCGCGTGGAAAAAGCCGTCCCGCAGCACCTGATCCAAAAAGACGCGAATAACCGTCGCCGACAGATCCACCAGATCAATGTCCGCTTCAATCAAAGCTTCGCGGTTGGAAAGACTAATCCCTTCCACCCGGCCTTGCGTCATCACCCGCTGGCCCGTGCGTTGCCAGTCGATCGCCGGAACGGAGAAGAACTCATCCCCTTCGAAATTTTCCGCCATTTCAGAGGCTGCCGCGGCCTCAAGGCGCAAATCCATTTCCAAAGACACGGACTGCTCCAGAATTTCCACAATCTTGCGGGGGCGCAGACGGCGCAAGTCGGGCTGGAAACGTTCCACCAGATCAGCAATCCAGTAAAAAAGCTGAATATCCCGCTCAAACGCTTTTTCAATACCAGGGCGCAAAATTTTAACAGCCACTTTGCGGCGGAAAGGCTCTTCACGCTCTTCGCCTTTGTCATCCACGACAATGGCCGTCTCTTCAATTTCAGCAAAATGGACCTGTGCGATGGACGCGGCAGCAACCGGCTCTCTCTCAAAGGAGACAAAAACCTCCCGCAAAGATTGGCCCAGTTCCTGTTCGACCGTTTTGCGCGCCTCTTCATAGGAAAAGGCAGGCAGGCGATCCCGGAGATTGCCCAAATCCTCGGTGATTTCTTCACCCAGCAAATCCGCCCGAACAGATAAAGCCTGCCCCAATTTAATAAAACTTGGACCCAGTGCCTGCAACGCAAGGGCAAGACGTTCCCCGCGGCGCAAGGATTTGTCAGGTTTTCCACCAAAGGCAAAAAGCGGAATCATTTTGCGGGCAAGTTTTAACGCAACGGGTGCCTGATCCAGTTCATCCACCAGAAACAGCGCGTCATATTTCGCCAACACACGGATGACATATAAAAGGCGCAGGATATTGGAAAAAGAGTTCTTCAACTGGAAACCCCTTCACCTATATGCGCCAGGCGGAATGAATGGCGGCAATCCCACCGGACAGGGACCTGTATTTCACCTGCCCAAAGCCCGCCTCTTCAATCATTTTCTTAAACCCGTCCGCATCCGGGAATTTACGGATACTTTCCACCAGATACTGGTAACTCTCCCGGTCCCCGGCAACGGCTTTGCCAATCTCGGGTAGCATCTTGAAGGAGTAGAAATCGTAGAACTCTTTCAAGACCGGCAGTGTCACGGTACTGAACTCAAGACACATGAAACGGCCACCGGGTTTCAGAACCCGCCGCGCTTCACGGAGCGCCATAGGAATGTCAGTAACGTTTCGAATACCAAAGGCAATGGTGTAGGCATCCACAGATTTATCCGGCAGCGGCAGCGCCATAGCGTCCCCGTTCACCCACTCAAGCCCAGAAAGGCGGCCCTGATCCAGCGCCCGGTCCTGCCCCACACTTAACATGGCGTGGTTGATATCAAGAACGGTAACCTTACCGTCCCCTTTCAGGCGATCCAGAAACTTGAACGCGATGTCACCTGTACCACCCGCCACATCCAGAAGATGTTGACCCGGGCGCGGCATCAGCCAGTCAATCATCGCC
It includes:
- the ubiB gene encoding 2-polyprenylphenol 6-hydroxylase, whose protein sequence is MKNSFSNILRLLYVIRVLAKYDALFLVDELDQAPVALKLARKMIPLFAFGGKPDKSLRRGERLALALQALGPSFIKLGQALSVRADLLGEEITEDLGNLRDRLPAFSYEEARKTVEQELGQSLREVFVSFEREPVAAASIAQVHFAEIEETAIVVDDKGEEREEPFRRKVAVKILRPGIEKAFERDIQLFYWIADLVERFQPDLRRLRPRKIVEILEQSVSLEMDLRLEAAAASEMAENFEGDEFFSVPAIDWQRTGQRVMTQGRVEGISLSNREALIEADIDLVDLSATVIRVFLDQVLRDGFFHADMHHGNLFVTPEGKLVAVDFGIMGRMDVETRLFMAEMLYAFLTGDYKRAAEVHFEAGYVPKNKSLDAFTQACRSIGEPILGKPVNEISIGRLLVQLFQITETFEMETQPQLLLLQKTMVTAEGVAHSMNPNVNFWEVSYPTVESWMRENMGPEAKVAQIVNDGLNFAKKLPALVSQADRLLQRLEEEAASQSENPRRRQSEGGSALAPLYFIAGIAVGISATLLYLVS
- the coaBC gene encoding bifunctional phosphopantothenoylcysteine decarboxylase/phosphopantothenate--cysteine ligase CoaBC → MTNQNSVLLIIGGGIAAYKSLELIRLLAKGGVKCRAILTKAGAEFVTPLSVSALTNDKVYGELFSLTDEAEMGHIELSRSADLVVVAPATADLMAKMANGHANDLASTALLATDKPVMIAPAMNVRMWEHPATQRNLKTLEEDGVAVIGPDEGDMACGEFGPGRLAEPDVIAEAIFAFFGQEADAPLKGRKILVTAGPTHEPIDPVRYIANRSSGKQGYAIASELAALGADVTLVSGPTRLSAPAGVNRIEVESATDMLAACEQALPVDGAVFAAAVADWRVANSADQKIKKKGGDLPELSLTENPDILATISQLESSRPDLVVGFAAETETVIENAQKKLAKKGCDWIVANDVSPDTGTFGGDHNQVHLVTADQVENWPKQTKDQVAAHLAHRIAEFFGD
- the ubiE gene encoding bifunctional demethylmenaquinone methyltransferase/2-methoxy-6-polyprenyl-1,4-benzoquinol methylase UbiE, translating into MSTSDTTENGTKTTHFGFTDVPVEEKASMVRGVFDSVAENYDLMNDLMSAGVHRLWKTAMIDWLMPRPGQHLLDVAGGTGDIAFKFLDRLKGDGKVTVLDINHAMLSVGQDRALDQGRLSGLEWVNGDAMALPLPDKSVDAYTIAFGIRNVTDIPMALREARRVLKPGGRFMCLEFSTVTLPVLKEFYDFYSFKMLPEIGKAVAGDRESYQYLVESIRKFPDADGFKKMIEEAGFGQVKYRSLSGGIAAIHSAWRI